From the genome of Thermogutta terrifontis, one region includes:
- a CDS encoding PDZ domain-containing protein produces the protein MKNGWYARLQYRSALVIFAMFFVSIARGESPGSPGPEEGMAFVAAMESAIINAVEKAEKSVVAIARVRVSRPGEVFNLEPRLDLFGRPLTPAPRLQPGDSDFVATDYAAGVVVDSDGLVLTLAQIIADDSEYYITLNDRRVFRATVKAADPRSDLAVLAIPAHDLTPIPLGDASKLRKGQIVIALGNPYAIARDGQVCASWGIVSNLGRKAPAFPSDQEPTGKPTLHHFGTLIQTDARLSFSTNGGALINLSGEMVGMLTALPAVAGFETAAGYAYPVDETFRRVLNHLKRGEEVEYGFLGVQPEGLTLEERASGKNGTRVGRVIPGAPAERAGIRPNDIITSVNGQRIYDEDGLVLSVGRLPADASVNLEVLREGRQFKLEARLTKYPVRGKKIVTAPRPKWRGMAVDYVSAITVAPESFWQFPRTLEAVGVVEVDQNSPAWKAGLRPGALISHVNGIPVKTPREFFEAVKSIQGPVRLGLVPDGSDDFQPVRTVEP, from the coding sequence ATGAAGAACGGTTGGTACGCACGTCTCCAGTATCGGTCGGCGCTTGTGATCTTCGCTATGTTTTTTGTATCGATAGCCCGGGGGGAGTCTCCTGGGTCGCCGGGGCCAGAGGAGGGAATGGCTTTTGTCGCGGCCATGGAATCGGCGATTATCAACGCCGTGGAGAAAGCGGAAAAGTCCGTGGTGGCAATTGCTCGGGTACGTGTCTCACGACCGGGGGAAGTGTTCAATCTAGAGCCAAGACTCGATCTTTTCGGGCGGCCTCTGACACCAGCGCCCCGACTCCAACCTGGAGATTCCGATTTTGTCGCCACGGATTATGCGGCTGGTGTTGTTGTGGATTCCGATGGGCTGGTTCTTACGTTGGCCCAGATTATCGCTGATGACAGCGAGTACTACATCACTCTGAATGATCGCCGTGTGTTCCGAGCCACTGTCAAAGCTGCAGACCCACGAAGCGATTTGGCGGTCCTGGCAATTCCTGCCCATGACCTGACGCCGATACCGCTCGGCGATGCGAGCAAACTTCGCAAGGGGCAAATTGTCATCGCCTTGGGGAATCCCTACGCCATTGCGCGCGACGGTCAGGTGTGCGCGAGCTGGGGAATTGTGTCGAATCTCGGTCGCAAAGCGCCAGCTTTTCCATCCGATCAGGAACCCACCGGGAAACCGACTCTCCATCATTTTGGCACGCTCATTCAGACGGACGCCCGGCTGAGTTTCTCCACGAATGGCGGGGCTCTCATTAACCTGAGCGGAGAAATGGTGGGAATGCTCACGGCACTGCCGGCCGTGGCCGGTTTTGAAACAGCGGCTGGCTATGCCTACCCGGTCGACGAGACATTTCGGCGGGTGCTCAACCACTTGAAGCGAGGGGAAGAGGTGGAGTACGGATTCCTTGGTGTTCAACCAGAAGGGCTGACTCTGGAGGAGCGAGCATCCGGAAAAAATGGGACGCGTGTAGGCCGGGTGATTCCCGGTGCACCGGCCGAGAGGGCGGGCATACGGCCCAACGACATAATCACATCGGTGAATGGACAAAGAATTTATGATGAAGATGGACTGGTGCTTTCAGTGGGGCGGCTTCCAGCTGATGCCTCCGTCAATCTGGAGGTTCTTCGGGAAGGTCGTCAATTCAAACTGGAAGCGCGACTCACCAAGTATCCTGTTCGAGGAAAAAAAATAGTGACAGCGCCGCGACCCAAGTGGCGCGGGATGGCGGTGGACTATGTTTCCGCCATCACGGTTGCTCCCGAGAGTTTCTGGCAATTTCCCCGCACTCTTGAGGCCGTTGGTGTGGTGGAAGTTGATCAGAATAGCCCTGCGTGGAAGGCCGGGCTTCGTCCCGGCGCCCTCATCTCCCATGTTAATGGAATTCCGGTGAAAACCCCCCGCGAATTCTTTGAGGCCGTCAAATCGATACAAGGTCCGGTACGGCTGGGCCTCGTTCCTGATGGGTCCGATGACTTTCAGCCGGTACGCACCGTGGAGCCGTAG
- a CDS encoding TerC family protein — protein sequence MAAENLLEVHWWHWAAFLGGIAVLLFLDLVVFHRHDHAPSLRESFLWSVFWIGLALVFNAFVWWWGWHLHGSSEAGVKFLTGFVVEKSLSVDNLFVFAVIFRYFGVSIKYQHRILFWGILGAIIMRGIFVAAGVSLIQMFEWVLLVFGAFLIYTGIHLAFSKKENVHPEKNVVLRFAQRWFRISPEPIFDHFFVRRNGLLHATPGFLVLLVVESTDVLFAVDSVPAVIGITRDPFIVYSSNIWAILGLRALYFLLVGVLDRFEYLHYGLAAVLSFIGLKMVGEYVGHHYFDLHGRLIDPWVSLAIVGGILGISLLPTFFVKGKSTESKPDEPRPLQTTPSPAEAVREERR from the coding sequence TTGGCAGCCGAAAACTTGTTGGAAGTGCATTGGTGGCATTGGGCAGCCTTTCTCGGTGGCATCGCCGTCCTGCTATTTTTAGACCTGGTCGTCTTTCATCGCCATGACCATGCGCCAAGTCTGCGCGAATCGTTTTTGTGGTCCGTGTTTTGGATCGGGCTGGCCCTCGTGTTTAATGCGTTCGTCTGGTGGTGGGGCTGGCACCTTCACGGATCTTCCGAAGCAGGCGTCAAGTTTCTGACGGGGTTCGTGGTGGAAAAATCGCTCTCTGTTGACAATTTGTTCGTCTTCGCGGTGATCTTCCGCTATTTTGGGGTATCCATCAAATACCAACATCGGATTCTTTTCTGGGGGATCCTCGGCGCCATCATTATGCGGGGAATCTTCGTGGCCGCTGGGGTCAGCCTCATTCAAATGTTCGAGTGGGTTCTATTGGTTTTCGGTGCGTTTCTGATTTACACCGGAATTCACCTGGCCTTCTCCAAAAAGGAGAACGTTCATCCCGAGAAAAATGTCGTGCTTCGCTTCGCCCAAAGGTGGTTTCGCATCAGTCCCGAACCCATTTTCGACCATTTTTTTGTACGGCGGAATGGTCTTCTGCATGCCACGCCGGGGTTCCTGGTTCTCCTCGTGGTGGAAAGTACCGACGTGCTCTTTGCGGTGGACAGCGTCCCCGCCGTCATCGGCATTACCCGCGACCCATTTATCGTCTATTCCTCCAACATCTGGGCAATTCTTGGGTTGCGGGCATTGTACTTCCTCCTCGTTGGCGTGTTGGACCGCTTCGAGTACCTGCATTACGGTCTGGCGGCAGTGTTGTCCTTCATTGGTTTGAAAATGGTGGGTGAGTACGTGGGGCACCACTACTTCGATCTTCATGGGCGTCTCATTGATCCCTGGGTCTCGTTGGCGATCGTGGGTGGTATTTTGGGCATCTCCTTGTTGCCGACATTCTTCGTGAAAGGTAAATCCACCGAAAGCAAGCCCGACGAACCCCGGCCACTGCAAACAACCCCATCGCCTGCCGAAGCGGTGCGCGAGGAGCGGCGATGA
- a CDS encoding dihydrodipicolinate synthase family protein, translating to MAQAKIEGIFTPNMVPLDDRGNICESELRRYIDWLIDRGVHGLYPNGSTGEFVRFTPEERRRIIEITVDQVAGRVPILAGAAEANVKETIATCEYYARLGVRAVAIVCPYYYRVSVDNIYQYFSEIAKHSPVDITIYNIPWLASPLDLDTIIRLAEEHPRIVAIKDSSGDLPQMMRMLTAIRPRRPEFSFLTGWDAVLFPMLLIGCDGGTNATSGVVPEITRAIYDAVRQGRMDEARRWQYRLLRYNDCLFGASDFPEGFRVGVACRGFRMGVSRQPLSERHRENLNRLRLELAQLLAEDGLEEESFLGSTPAKESPFEYKSVSPDSSTLPTVIGSPSQVEVERLVQEVVAVLTQKATWPGQ from the coding sequence ATGGCACAGGCAAAAATAGAGGGCATTTTTACCCCGAACATGGTCCCGTTGGATGATCGCGGGAACATCTGCGAGTCTGAACTGCGGCGGTACATCGATTGGCTTATCGACCGGGGTGTCCATGGACTGTATCCGAACGGATCCACGGGGGAATTTGTGCGTTTCACACCAGAAGAACGACGCCGCATCATTGAAATCACAGTGGATCAGGTGGCTGGGCGGGTCCCCATTTTAGCCGGGGCAGCCGAAGCTAACGTCAAAGAGACGATCGCCACATGCGAGTACTACGCACGACTCGGCGTACGTGCCGTAGCGATTGTATGTCCCTATTACTACCGGGTCAGTGTGGACAATATCTATCAATACTTTTCCGAAATCGCTAAGCACAGTCCCGTTGACATCACGATTTATAACATTCCCTGGTTGGCATCTCCTCTCGATCTCGACACGATTATTCGGTTAGCAGAGGAGCATCCGCGGATCGTAGCAATTAAGGATTCTTCGGGAGATCTCCCGCAGATGATGCGGATGCTCACTGCCATTCGCCCCAGACGGCCGGAGTTTAGCTTTTTGACAGGTTGGGATGCCGTGCTTTTTCCCATGCTGTTGATCGGATGTGATGGCGGCACCAACGCAACAAGCGGGGTGGTGCCCGAGATCACGCGAGCAATCTACGACGCTGTCCGCCAGGGGCGAATGGATGAGGCAAGACGCTGGCAATACAGGCTGCTGCGTTACAATGACTGTCTTTTTGGAGCGAGTGACTTCCCCGAGGGTTTTCGCGTAGGCGTCGCCTGCCGCGGGTTTCGGATGGGAGTAAGTAGGCAGCCCCTTTCCGAACGCCACCGGGAAAACCTCAACCGATTACGACTTGAGCTTGCCCAATTGCTGGCGGAAGACGGACTGGAGGAAGAGAGCTTCCTTGGTTCAACACCTGCGAAGGAGAGTCCCTTTGAGTACAAATCGGTGTCGCCCGATTCATCGACTTTGCCAACCGTCATTGGATCGCCCAGTCAGGTGGAAGTCGAACGGCTCGTGCAGGAAGTGGTAGCTGTTCTGACACAAAAGGCAACATGGCCCGGCCAGTGA
- a CDS encoding polysaccharide biosynthesis/export family protein, protein MRTMKHRCHNAPQYLRQPKYPGLTGRTVFWLALCSCLGLLSSPGCRTMDFYDRGLEQRAAQPELEPPRELAKVSLPAYCLEPPDVVQIEVPKMVPLPPYRLEVYDVLQIDVIGTLIDQPISGYYMVEAEGTVNLGPAYGSVRVVGMTVAEARWAIEAHLRQILRAPEVSVQLARASGLQPISGVYLVSPDGTINLRQYGAVYVAGLTIPEAREAIRRHLSQFLDSPEVSLEVLAYNSKVYYVITEGPGEDDSVIRLPCTGNETVLDAIAQVGGISQVSSKRIWIARPSPAGTGCEQILPVDWNAITRGGNTATNYQILPGDRIFIAHDDMIAFSTWIDKMVSPVERLFGFTGLGASTVRSLQTMGRGYNRTRSGF, encoded by the coding sequence ATGCGAACCATGAAACACCGTTGCCATAATGCCCCTCAATACCTCAGGCAACCCAAATATCCCGGCTTGACGGGCCGAACGGTCTTCTGGCTCGCCCTTTGCAGTTGCCTGGGTTTGCTCTCTTCTCCAGGTTGCCGAACGATGGACTTCTATGACCGCGGCTTGGAGCAGAGGGCCGCCCAGCCGGAGCTCGAACCGCCGCGGGAGCTGGCCAAGGTTTCTCTGCCCGCTTACTGCCTGGAACCGCCGGACGTCGTGCAGATCGAGGTCCCCAAGATGGTTCCCCTGCCCCCCTACCGGCTGGAAGTGTATGACGTACTTCAAATTGACGTCATCGGCACGCTCATTGATCAGCCCATCAGCGGCTACTACATGGTGGAGGCGGAAGGGACGGTGAATCTCGGTCCGGCTTATGGCTCCGTGCGGGTGGTGGGAATGACGGTGGCGGAAGCCCGCTGGGCCATTGAGGCCCATCTGCGGCAGATTCTGCGGGCACCGGAGGTCTCGGTGCAACTTGCGCGGGCGAGTGGCCTCCAACCAATCAGCGGGGTCTATTTGGTGTCCCCGGATGGCACGATCAACCTCCGGCAATATGGGGCGGTGTATGTGGCGGGGCTGACGATCCCGGAAGCCCGCGAGGCCATCCGCCGCCATCTCAGCCAGTTTCTGGATTCTCCCGAGGTGTCTCTGGAGGTGCTGGCCTACAACAGCAAAGTGTATTACGTGATCACAGAGGGACCGGGAGAAGACGACAGCGTGATCCGCCTGCCCTGCACGGGCAACGAGACGGTGCTCGACGCGATCGCCCAGGTGGGCGGGATTTCGCAGGTCTCCAGCAAGCGGATCTGGATTGCCCGACCGTCCCCCGCAGGGACCGGCTGCGAACAGATTCTGCCGGTGGACTGGAATGCCATCACCCGGGGCGGAAACACGGCGACGAACTATCAGATTTTGCCCGGGGATCGGATTTTCATTGCCCACGATGACATGATCGCTTTCAGTACGTGGATCGACAAGATGGTATCGCCGGTGGAGCGGCTGTTCGGGTTCACGGGATTGGGGGCCTCGACAGTTCGCTCGCTGCAGACCATGGGCCGTGGATATAACCGCACCCGCAGCGGATTCTGA
- a CDS encoding hsp70 family protein — protein MHHSEITEPVAPRFVVGIDLGTTNSALCYVDSAESPWRVRVFRIPQLVAPGQVEERETLPSFHYEPAPGEFDPKLLRLPFGPVHRDYIVGVFARDHGAEVPGRLISSAKSWLCHTGVDRTAPLLPWHGAPDATKLSPVEVSARYLEHLRQAWDSRFPGYPLAEQDLVLTIPASFDEVARQLTIKAAAQAGLKRVTLIEEPQAAFYAWIYRHSEDWQRYVRPGQKILVCDIGGGTTDFTLIRVRESRDGMVQFHRVAVGEHLILGGDNLDLALAHHIERKLNPDEPLDPQTWSVLVRRCQFLKEKLLSEPAPERVTVTLPGRGSRVIGAARHVELTRDEVLELVLDGFFPRVELDARPALRRSGFQEFGLPFAPDPAVTRYLAAFLTAHRFVALDGECSDHDPARPDLVLFNGGVFYSSAIRRRVIEVITRWFSTDQKPWQPTVLENERLDLAVAQGAAYYGMVRRGEGVRISAGLARTYYIGVAMSEEELQHLAATAEAAKTELAESEPAEQQMSREDQAGELQVAEKLAAGVCVLPAGIEPGDEVHLAERTFHLRIGEPVEFPVYYSGTRLTDPAGALVLVRPEELSSLPAVRTILKASSRREAPKDIAVTLHAKLTEIGTLEIWCSEVGGHGRWKLEFDVRSAVQTDRAPHQSSAEQEGILEEGLAEKALELIDQIFGPEGTESPGALLKKLSEATRMNRRDWPSSFLRRIWQRLMENEAGRRRSPEHEARWLNTLGYALRPGYGLAADDWRVAETWRVLQGKLVHSTAACRAEWWILWRRIAGGLTAGQQQALATPLMASVRSLHRQQVQGTGSTDFPYASHEGAEIWRLLGSLELLPLNWKVELGQIILDLLPKRRFQQALSALLWTLARLGARIPVYAPLNSVLPEDVVTVWIERLLRLKLPEEIPPYVLMQLARKTGDRYRDVPNKTRQRVLTWFADRNTPEHLVRLVAEGGTLEETEQTQIFGEELPRGLRIL, from the coding sequence ATGCATCACTCGGAAATAACCGAACCTGTTGCCCCGCGTTTTGTCGTGGGGATCGACCTGGGAACCACAAATTCAGCGCTGTGTTACGTGGATAGCGCCGAGTCGCCCTGGCGGGTGCGCGTCTTTCGGATTCCACAACTGGTGGCCCCCGGCCAGGTGGAGGAACGGGAGACGCTGCCATCATTCCATTACGAACCTGCGCCTGGCGAGTTTGATCCAAAACTGCTCCGCTTGCCGTTTGGTCCGGTTCACCGGGACTACATTGTCGGGGTGTTCGCTCGAGATCACGGTGCAGAAGTCCCCGGGCGACTCATCAGTTCTGCCAAATCCTGGCTTTGCCATACCGGAGTGGACCGAACAGCACCGCTGCTTCCCTGGCATGGAGCACCAGATGCCACCAAGCTGTCTCCGGTGGAAGTTTCTGCCCGCTATTTGGAACATCTCCGTCAGGCCTGGGACAGCCGCTTTCCCGGATATCCGCTGGCCGAACAGGACCTTGTCCTTACGATTCCGGCTTCCTTCGATGAGGTAGCCCGACAGTTAACAATCAAGGCGGCGGCGCAGGCAGGGTTGAAACGTGTCACTCTTATTGAAGAGCCACAGGCTGCTTTCTATGCATGGATCTATCGCCACAGCGAAGACTGGCAGCGCTATGTTCGGCCGGGGCAGAAAATCCTTGTGTGCGATATTGGGGGTGGGACGACCGATTTCACGCTCATCCGGGTCCGAGAATCCAGGGACGGAATGGTCCAATTCCATCGGGTAGCGGTGGGGGAGCATCTCATTCTGGGCGGGGATAATCTGGACCTTGCCCTTGCGCACCATATTGAACGAAAGCTCAATCCGGATGAGCCCCTCGACCCTCAAACATGGTCGGTCTTGGTCCGACGTTGCCAGTTCTTAAAGGAAAAGCTGTTGAGCGAACCGGCGCCCGAACGAGTAACGGTGACCCTGCCCGGGCGGGGTTCGCGGGTTATCGGTGCAGCCCGGCATGTCGAATTGACCCGGGACGAAGTGCTTGAGCTTGTTTTGGACGGATTCTTCCCACGGGTGGAGTTAGATGCCAGGCCAGCGCTTCGGCGGTCCGGATTCCAGGAATTCGGCCTTCCGTTTGCCCCTGATCCTGCGGTGACGCGGTACCTGGCAGCGTTTTTAACGGCCCATCGTTTTGTGGCCCTGGATGGAGAGTGCTCGGACCACGATCCTGCGCGGCCTGATCTGGTGCTGTTTAACGGGGGGGTCTTTTATTCCAGCGCTATCAGACGGCGTGTTATTGAAGTCATCACCCGATGGTTCAGTACCGACCAAAAGCCCTGGCAACCAACTGTGCTGGAAAATGAGCGGTTGGACCTGGCGGTAGCGCAGGGAGCGGCTTATTACGGTATGGTACGGCGCGGCGAAGGCGTGCGAATATCAGCCGGCTTAGCCCGCACGTACTACATCGGTGTGGCCATGTCCGAGGAGGAGTTACAGCACCTGGCCGCAACGGCGGAGGCAGCTAAAACCGAGCTCGCCGAAAGCGAACCTGCCGAACAGCAAATGTCCAGGGAGGATCAGGCAGGTGAATTGCAGGTGGCGGAAAAATTGGCGGCAGGCGTCTGTGTCCTGCCGGCAGGAATCGAGCCTGGGGACGAGGTCCATCTGGCGGAACGTACGTTCCATCTGCGCATTGGGGAGCCGGTTGAGTTTCCGGTGTATTATTCGGGAACTCGATTGACCGACCCCGCAGGTGCGCTGGTCTTGGTACGCCCTGAGGAGTTGAGCTCATTGCCTGCGGTACGCACCATTCTCAAGGCCAGTTCCCGTCGGGAGGCGCCGAAGGATATCGCTGTAACGCTGCATGCCAAATTGACCGAGATTGGCACGCTGGAGATCTGGTGTTCCGAGGTGGGGGGGCACGGTCGGTGGAAACTGGAATTCGATGTGCGGTCGGCTGTCCAGACGGATCGCGCGCCGCATCAGAGCTCCGCCGAGCAGGAAGGAATCCTAGAAGAAGGCCTGGCGGAAAAGGCCCTGGAGTTAATTGACCAAATTTTCGGCCCGGAAGGAACGGAATCCCCAGGCGCTCTCCTTAAGAAATTAAGCGAAGCAACCCGCATGAACCGCCGTGACTGGCCCAGCTCTTTTCTGCGAAGGATTTGGCAGCGGCTGATGGAAAACGAAGCTGGGCGGCGACGCAGTCCTGAACACGAAGCCCGATGGTTGAACACTCTGGGTTATGCCCTTCGGCCGGGTTATGGACTGGCCGCCGATGACTGGCGAGTCGCAGAGACGTGGCGCGTTCTTCAGGGCAAGCTGGTACATTCCACTGCTGCGTGTCGGGCTGAATGGTGGATTCTCTGGCGTCGTATCGCGGGAGGTCTCACGGCGGGTCAACAGCAAGCGCTGGCCACCCCGCTGATGGCGTCGGTGCGCTCGCTTCACCGACAGCAGGTGCAGGGAACAGGCAGCACCGACTTTCCCTACGCAAGCCATGAAGGTGCGGAAATTTGGCGGCTGCTGGGCAGTTTGGAGCTTCTACCCCTCAACTGGAAAGTCGAATTGGGACAGATCATTCTCGACCTCCTTCCCAAACGCCGCTTTCAGCAGGCGCTCTCGGCTTTGTTGTGGACACTCGCTCGATTGGGCGCCCGTATCCCGGTCTATGCCCCCTTGAACTCCGTGTTGCCCGAGGATGTCGTGACCGTGTGGATCGAACGCCTCCTACGTTTGAAGCTTCCTGAGGAAATTCCTCCGTACGTGCTGATGCAGCTTGCGCGCAAGACGGGTGACCGTTACCGCGACGTCCCGAACAAGACCCGGCAACGCGTCCTCACATGGTTTGCAGACAGAAACACTCCTGAACATCTCGTGCGACTCGTGGCAGAGGGAGGCACTCTCGAAGAGACGGAGCAAACCCAGATCTTCGGTGAAGAGTTGCCGCGCGGATTGCGTATACTCTAA